The following is a genomic window from Onthophagus taurus isolate NC chromosome 1, IU_Otau_3.0, whole genome shotgun sequence.
TcatttttgcaactccaaaggcaacaagacggcaatatttttgtaaataagtggcgagatgcagtgacaagttgtcaaaccgccatcttggctcgaaaacaggcgtcatgaaccgcggtactttgtaaatctagggactttattttttttaattcaaataaacatagcaacatttgtttgtattcaaaaattttctgaagtgtcaaactaaaaatcctgttttttaagatggattatgaaaattatgaaaagtttaacatgttagaatgttacatatgtattagaaaataaagtaaattttatataaattatttttagtagaataatttttagttatagtaccgttatttacaggaaactgtaaatttaatttctttgacgacactaaataaaactttatttttagctttattctaaaacaataagaaatagacctatataaccccatatttttgtaatcagaaaaaaataacgaatttaatgagcgaataatcagtggttgtttccatttaaaaaaacgaaaattgtcataatatctagaaatctaaaaccgaaatttttttttgactacgtcatcaaattctctgtaaaaaagtgtccaacCAAGCTCGGCTTGCGCAAGCTTGCATGATTACAATTCAATCCATCATCAAGCGGATTGCGCAAGCAAACTGTTTGTGCAAAATTATCCTACAAACGCTAAAGCATACTTGTCAAGTTTGCAGTTACATGTGTAGCCACCTTtacaaccctacagcttaacagtgtttaattaatttttttcttagaaattattaatttttgaagaacatcagagagacaaaaaagtttcagaatatttttatctatctaactgaagTTTTTCctatgtatttatcatcttcataaaaaaaatctaggttTAAATTGAACGGGGATGGTTATATTTAGTAACTTAGAAGGGAATATTGAGCTAAAAACATGCCATATTATGAACTAAACCTATTTcaccccaaatttcattttcctggTGTTTATAGTtctggagaaaaaaaaaattaaactaaaattttcgccatttttggaggggcaTAGCTCATCAAAATACCCTTAAAATTGACTAAAGAATCGCCCCTGAAGTTTGGGAAcatcattcagatacacctgtataaattaaacaaacttgtattttcattttcatcaatttcttcTCAGCCATTGGTATAGGTAACTCCTTAATCCTCATTACTTGTTCCCAAGCTGTTTGTTCATTAGAAATAGGTTCAGATAAATCCGGTAACATTGCAACTTGTACTTCAGCAGCAACTGAAGGTCTTCGCCCCGTATTTTCTCTTCTCCACGATCTAGTAGTGGTTTGTCTTCTAACAGTCCTCACGGTACGTGATTTAGTATCCGTGCAATGCATCCGCATTGTAGaatctacaaaaaaattaaagtaaattaaatcCGACACAAAAGTTGACACAAAAGAATTACAAGCTCGATTTTGTTTGCTCGGAAGCAAAGTCGCCAAATGTTTAGGATCTTTTCTAAGCACTTCTTGGAGCTCAACCTCGTTCGAAAGATAATTTTCTTGGTAAAATTCAACTCCCGCATCTTCCCAACCTtggattttattgtttttcttaCGATTTCCACCACCAGACATTGTTACGCTTAAATTTCCACGTGgataattaatattgtttaaaacattcggatatttttcgttttaacaACTTGTTTGTGGGACTGAATAAGCACTTCACCTACATATGGACAAAAGTAAAGTCCAAATACGTCATGCGacctatttttgaaaaattaacacCACTTTTAGTTATCGTATACCGTTATAACACATGTttgagtttaaattaaatgtttaaagcaCGTTTTTGTGCTTGTTTATAAACGGATCAATAAATGTAATGATCATAAAGGATACGTTCAATTAATTGTTGCATTATTGATACGTTCtgaaattacaaatttcaaattaacttcaataataaaaattaatacatttttaataatttaagtattatttattaatttaatatctataaacgtttttaattaaacgttttaaaatctttaaatcgtattgattaaattatttcttggtGATTTTTGTTTCTACAGTTGGTTATGAAAAgtactataaaaaaaaacgatcaGCGTTTGTTTGTCGGCTTATTggtttttgaggttaagtcatattaattaaaaaaaactaagaatTGTGTGACAAATAATGGAAGTTCTCCGTAAATGTaagtaacaatttaaaaatgattacttaaagatattaataataatatttttagcaCCCGCTGCTAAAGCTCCGGCTCAGACTGAGAATGGAGCGGAACCTTCTGCTCCGATCACAAAAAAGGGAATTTTAACTTCGTTTAAAACCGGAAAGGCGATGAATATTCCTGAAACGGATATTGTAAGGTTATttcaatttgattaaaaattaatttataaatgaatttgttttttaGCTGGGAAGATGTCGTTTTGTGTCCGAGTTTGAAAAGTTAAATCGTATTGGGGAAGGAACCTATGGAATAGTGTGTAAGTAAAAGCGAATGGTGTAGTAACCAaagaattatattatttttttttttagatcgCACAAAAGATACACAATCAGATAAAATAGTagcattaaaaaaagttcGTATGGATTTGGAACGTGATGGTATTCCTGTAAGTAGTTTACGCGAAATTCAAGTTTTATTGAGTTGTCGCCATGAAAATATTGTTCATTTAAAAGAAGTTGTTGTTGGAAGAAGTTTAGAAAGGTATTTAatcatatcaaaaaaatttattcaattaacTCCCGccttttttagtattttcttaGCAATGGAGTATTGTGAACAAGATTTAGCTTCATTATTAGACAATATGCAAGCGCCGTTCACTGAATCTCAAGTTAAATGCATAATGTTACAAGTCTTGAGAGGTTTGCGATACCTTCATCATAATTTTATAGTTCATAGAGACTTGAAGGTCTCTAATTTGCTTATGACAGATAAAGGATGTGTTAAaattggtaaatttttttttaattaagtaaattgtattaaataaaattgattttatttagctGATTTTGGTTTGGCACGTTGGTTTGGAGTTCCACTTCGTCCAATGACACCCCATGTTGTAACTTTATGGTATAGAGCCCCGGAATTGCTTCTTCAAGCTCCTACACAAACAACAAGTGTGGATATGTGGGCTGCTGGTTGTATTTTGGGCGAATTATTAGGACACAAACCTTTATTACCTGGTCGATCAGAAATTCAGCAATTAGAATTGATTGTTGATTTACTTGGGACGCCTTCCGATGCTATTTGGCCAGGATTTAGTAATTTACCTGCCTTACAGAATTACACTTTAAAACAACAACCATATAATAATTTGAAGCAAAGATTTCCGTGGCTATCAGCCGCTGGTTTGAGActtctaaattttttgtttatgtacGATCCACGCAAACGAGCCACAGCCGAGGAATGCTTGCAAAGTAGCTATTTTAAAGAAGCTCCGTTAcgtaagatattatttaaatatcaggattattatttaataatttttatttatagctTGTGATCCTAAATTAATGCCAACTTTTCCACAACACAGAAATATTAAAGGAGGGAGTAAAAGTACAGCAAATGAGGTTATCAATACTGGCGCTGGGGATCAAACCAATAATTTACCCGCTATTTCTGATTTGGTAAAATATCGTATAAATAAGctttgattttgatttaattttgttttcatttttagcTTGGATCTTTAGTTAAGAAGAGGAGagttgaataaaatttataaattaccgtttttttttttaatttgaggtgtgattaaagaaatttcaaaGGATAAACatttatgtattaataatttgatataaataaaaaataaaaatttatttgaaaattaattcaaaatcatttttacagTATCCTAATCAagtttttaagtgttttataacttatagatggcgctgtttaataaattttaatttttttaactacaaagcttattaattcataaaagaattattaatgcttaaaattactttattcttatttaaaaaaatattttattttatatttatttataattaaatataaat
Proteins encoded in this region:
- the LOC111425726 gene encoding cyclin-dependent kinase 10 isoform X2; this translates as MEVLRKSPAAKAPAQTENGAEPSAPITKKGILTSFKTGKAMNIPETDILGRCRFVSEFEKLNRIGEGTYGIVYRTKDTQSDKIVALKKVRMDLERDGIPVSSLREIQVLLSCRHENIVHLKEVVVGRSLESIFLAMEYCEQDLASLLDNMQAPFTESQVKCIMLQVLRGLRYLHHNFIVHRDLKVSNLLMTDKGCVKIADFGLARWFGVPLRPMTPHVVTLWYRAPELLLQAPTQTTSVDMWAAGCILGELLGHKPLLPGRSEIQQLELIVDLLGTPSDAIWPGFSNLPALQNYTLKQQPYNNLKQRFPWLSAAGLRLLNFLFMYDPRKRATAEECLQSSYFKEAPLPCDPKLMPTFPQHRNIKGGSKSTANEVINTGAGDQTNNLPAISDLLGSLVKKRRVE
- the LOC111425726 gene encoding cyclin-dependent kinase 10 isoform X1; this encodes MEVLRKSPAAKAPAQTENGAEPSAPITKKGILTSFKTGKAMNIPETDILGRCRFVSEFEKLNRIGEGTYGIVYRTKDTQSDKIVALKKVRMDLERDGIPVSSLREIQVLLSCRHENIVHLKEVVVGRSLERYLIISKKFIQLTPAFFSIFLAMEYCEQDLASLLDNMQAPFTESQVKCIMLQVLRGLRYLHHNFIVHRDLKVSNLLMTDKGCVKIADFGLARWFGVPLRPMTPHVVTLWYRAPELLLQAPTQTTSVDMWAAGCILGELLGHKPLLPGRSEIQQLELIVDLLGTPSDAIWPGFSNLPALQNYTLKQQPYNNLKQRFPWLSAAGLRLLNFLFMYDPRKRATAEECLQSSYFKEAPLPCDPKLMPTFPQHRNIKGGSKSTANEVINTGAGDQTNNLPAISDLLGSLVKKRRVE